gatgtagaacattaacttttgaaaacaaaattgcgtttattacagtatcgagaaaatttgagatagctagtaaagagctttcgattatattaactaagctattaaatctagttaaatacattaatttttcattatcactagtaacataagacaatatatcgtttaatttattaatctgagagtttaactttatctcattttgatttaacctagaaatagtagaattaaaagtattaatagacgacttaactatatgaatattatctttcattaaatgaaatatctcagattcagatctctgacaagagctaattgcagcatcatattttcgggcatcttcagcatctaaagtgccaaagaaaaacttaaggatttcaccaccaaattctaaagatcttttgaatctagcaggattttcgcttgagataatatgagatagagattgagccttgagataattggattctagaagtacttcaattggactaaaaacatttttgcagctagagtactcttctggttgcaacttagcacaaactagagaggttttaacaatcaaccggtcaactttgtcaagctgtggttccaatgagacggtgttgagatgcgtgattactctccaataatcattgtagaaataaatttttgtaatggggtcgaaatatattccagggctatgcgttatgggtgtaatcattggctcagacgagacgtaggagaaaaatctgaaaagaatgataagcttaagttacagcgagcttaattaaattagtatgatacttaacatgttttctatttattaataaagtaacattatgttttccatttattttaacgattttgtaagggcctttccatattggagataaggctttacgaagtctgtgatggtattttaaatataccatgtcaccaactttatattctatgttaggattagaacttgaatcatagatttgttttgaag
The nucleotide sequence above comes from Maniola hyperantus chromosome 8, iAphHyp1.2, whole genome shotgun sequence. Encoded proteins:
- the LOC138402668 gene encoding uncharacterized protein, with protein sequence MFAVILFFSYVSSEPMITPITHSPGIYFDPITKIYFYNDYWRVITHLNTVSLEPQLDKVDRLIVKTSLVCAKLQPEEYSSCKNVFSPIEVLLESNYLKAQSLSHIISSENPARFKRSLEFGGEILKFFFGTLDAEDARKYDAAISSCQRSESEIFHLMKDNIHIVKSSINTFNSTISRLNQNEIKLNSQINKLNDILSYVTSDNEKLMYLTRFNSLVNIIESSLLAISNFLDTVINAILFSKVNVLHPSVLSPVKLYDELSKHRNSINKGLDFPVALSIENIHTIIDISKLVSYFYNNKIVFVIQIPLVSPVKYNVYKTIPLPTPHYEGQSKSFALIKPTKPYLAITDDRLNYVLLDTLRDCTILNSENSICKLESIYSVNSNPSCETKLLTEVTLSLPRECEPKILYVKNKQTNYQL